One genomic segment of Gammaproteobacteria bacterium includes these proteins:
- the cmr5 gene encoding type III-B CRISPR module-associated protein Cmr5 — MSLTTRNKLEQGRAAMAYRYAEEGARLSKKKEYKSYVKKMPMMIKVNGLGAAVAFAFSKGAKNGEPSKDTPWGLIYHQLAEWVSTEKQLVSLGQKSFANALTELDSAQYRAVTNEVLALLNWMRRFSEGLIEGESEDI; from the coding sequence ATGAGTCTGACAACCAGAAACAAGCTCGAACAAGGCCGCGCAGCCATGGCATACAGGTATGCTGAAGAAGGCGCCAGGCTGTCAAAAAAGAAGGAATATAAGTCCTATGTCAAGAAAATGCCCATGATGATCAAGGTCAATGGGCTTGGCGCGGCAGTGGCGTTTGCTTTTTCGAAAGGGGCAAAGAATGGTGAGCCAAGCAAGGATACTCCTTGGGGACTGATTTACCATCAGCTTGCTGAATGGGTTTCTACCGAAAAGCAGTTGGTGTCATTGGGACAAAAGTCTTTCGCAAATGCCTTAACCGAATTGGATAGTGCCCAATACCGTGCAGTGACCAACGAAGTTCTGGCTCTGCTTAATTGGATGCGTCGTTTTTCCGAAGGATTAATTGAGGGAGAAAGTGAGGATATTTAA